Genomic segment of Polycladomyces abyssicola:
GGAACACCGAGTCGGCAGGAATCGGCCCGACAACATCCATCCCCTCCGCTTGCGCCTGTTTCACCGCTGGTTGGATGGCGTCAATCTCCTCCCTGCCCAACAACCCCCCTTCACCTGCGTGGGGATTGAGTCCTGCAACGGCCAACTTGGGGGTTCCGCCTGTGAGGCGGGACAAGGATGCATAGGATCGCCGGATGCCACTCAGGACAAAATCCGGATCCCCGATTTTCCGGCAAGCTTCCACTAACGACAGGTGACGCGTGAGAAAGAAGATTTTGACGTTCTCAACCGAAAACATCGTCATCTCCTGTTTCGCACCGGTCAAATCGGCCAACATTTCCGTATGCCCGATATACGGTACCCCTGCCGCCTTCAGTGCTTCCTTGTTGATCGGTGCCGTTACCACCGCATCGATTTCTCCTCCCAAGGCCAATTCGGTTGCTTTGCGGATGTACTCGTACGCCGCCTGTCCGCAATCTGCTTGCACTTCCCCCAGCCTCAACCGGTCAATCTGTATGTTGTCCAGATCCAATACATCGACGGTACCGTGTGTGTACACCCCTTCTCCGGGATGTTGAACCCGGTGGAAGCGCAACGAACTTCCGATTCGTTCCCGTATCATCTCCAACACGGGGATGGACCCAATGACGAGAGGTTTGGCTGTCTCGTAAAATTCTTTCTCCTGCAACGCTTTTAGTGTGATTTCCGGCCCGATACCCGCCGGATCTCCGATGGTAATGCCCAATATGGGTCGTTTCTGTTCCATTTTATTTCTCCTCCCTGTCGTAAAAGCGCTTTCACACTTGTCAAAATGGCCGCTTCATCCCCGACGGAGCCCCCTTTGGTGATGATATGCATGCCCTGAAAAGGACCTCCGACCAGTTTGGCCATCACACAAAGTGGAAGAACCTCTCCCATCAACTGCAAACCTTTTACCTCCATGGCTTGAAGAGTTGTGAAGGCCACTTCTCCACCGGACAAATACAGCCCGTCAAACGGATAACGATGAATCAGTTTCATCACCAATCGGGCAACCGCTTGGGATACAGTGTGTCCGTCACACCGGTTCGTCGGCGCTCCGTCGGTTCGCAACCCGACGACTTGGAACTGTTCCGTCAGCTCTTTTACACGGTGAACCACTTCCGCTATGTAGTCCTGGGCACCGTCCGTCAATCGGTCCACGTTTACCGTCATCATTCCGACCGGAAAGGATTGCTCGAGATAGTCCAATTGTTTGCGCGCGGTTTCCGCCAGACTTCCGGAGACGAGCAGTATCCGTTTTCTCTCCGCGTTTTTGGCCGCAGCATAGGCTGCTGTGAATGGACCGGGGTCCACCGGCAGAACCGGAATATCCAACCCTGCCCATACTTCGGCGAGCTTCTCGATTTCCTCATCCGACTCGGCATCGCAGACGATCAGCTTGTGGCCGAGTGCAATCAAACGGTCAAGTTCCCTTCGCAAATCCGTTTGGATGGTGTATTTTCCCGTCTCCAGCAATCCCACCGGTAGAGATGTCTGCGATTGGATCCAGTCCACCACACGGGATGTCCTCACCGGCGTGAACGGGTCGCGTCCGGCCTCGGTTTGGTGTACCGGCACACCGTAAACGAAAAGTTCACCTCCTCTGGTAAAACGTCCGGATTCAGGAAATGCGGGGACCACGGCAGCGATCGTCTCCGGCGGCATCATATGCAATACAGCTTCCGTCTCCCTGCCGATCGAACCGCGCAGGGTGCTGTCGATCCGCTTGGCCAAGAGCGGACGACTTTCGTGACTGAGGACCAGTTCTGTCATGCGGCGTACACGCAATCCGGCCTCTTCCGCCGGTAGCAATCGGGTAGCCGCGTTCCACACGACGGCGTCGTGCCCTTCAAGCGAACCAGTGATGGAAACTTGGTGATCCGGTACAGTCAACACCTTCCACCCTAGTTTGGCCAACAGCACGCCGGTAGCATTGCCGCCGGTGATGTCATCCGCGATCACCACGAGTTTCCGCATGAACTTTCCCCCCGTTTCCGGCTATAAGAACCTCGATTCCCCACTGTTGGCACTGTTCCTGAAACTCCACAGGAAGATTTTCATCAGTGACGATCGCATGGAATTGATCCCATTCAGCAAAAGTAGCCAGAGCCCGTTGACCGCACTTGCTCGCATCCGCCAGCAGGATGCGTCGGCGGGCGCAATTCAGCATGGCCTGTTTGATCGCCACCTTGGACAAACTGTTGCTCATCGCCCCCTTTTCCGCATCGAACGCGTCACAACCGATAAACGCTGTATCCACATGTAACTGAGACAACATCGACAAGCTGAAATGACCTTCCAAACTGTAGATTTGCGGCTTCAGTTCCCCACCCGTCAACAAGACTCGGATTCCCGGTGTATCCACCACCTCGGAAGCGATTTTGATATCGTTGGTGATGAGAAACAAATCTTGAAAGCGCTTTAATTCCCGAGCCAGACGCAACGTTGTCGATCCCGCATCGAGAATGATGCTCTGTCCTTCCCCGATCAGGGTGACAGCCAGTCGGGCAATCGCCTCCTTCTGGGCCACGTTTCGTTCATCCTTCCAACCGAAAGGATGTTCGCGCAGGTTGTCCTGACGCAACATGGCGCCGCCGTGGGTGCGAATAATCTTTTGTTCAGCTTCCAGACAATCGAGATCGCGGCGGATCGTCATCGTCGAAACGCCGAATTCCTCGGCGAGACGGTTGATTTCCACCACGCCCTCCTGCTCGATGATCTGCATGATCTTCTGCCTGCGTTCGGCGGACAACATGAGTGATCCTCCTGCCCAAAGTCAATGTGAAAAAGTAACATAGAAGATGTTTGTTAATGTTTATTTATGTTTCTGTATGTTACTTCACAATATAAAGGGATAATTCCTATTTGTCAATTACTTTGAATTATAATCGGCAATATTAGTTCTCTTCTTCAGGAAAATGAGATCCCCTGTCGATGGTTCGGAGGTGTGCGTAGGGCCCGTTTGCATAATCAAGCCAACCGTCGTGCATTTAACAACTAGATTTGCAGACTTGTACACTGATTGATTAAGGATTACACTTATAATGACGTACGTGATTTTAATGAAAGGGGATGCATTTGACACAGGAAGAGCGGTTGTTGGCGATTCTGGAACACCTGAAACATCATGGGAAGATCAGTATTGAGCAAATCTGTGAACGATTCGGCGTATCGCGTGACACAGCCAGGCGCGATCTGGTCAAGTTGGAAGAAGAGCGCCTGATCGTCCGTGTACGGGGAGGCGCCATCCGCCCGACATTGACCCGTGAGGCTATTCGCTATGAAGACCGTGTCCATCATGAAGCCAAGCGGGCGATCGGTCGTACGGCTGCCACTTTGATCCGTGACGGTGATTATGTGTTGTTTGATGCGTCCACTACCGTAAAATGCGCAGCGGAAGAAATTTATGTCCGTGACTTGGTTGCCGTGACCAATTCGATCGATATTGCCGATGCACTGGGCAAAAGTGATCAAGCCACCGTCTATCTGCTAGGCGGAAAACTGAATCCCTGGCACCGAAACATCGTCGGTACGCAAACCGTGGAGATGCTTCGCCAATACCGGGTAGATTGGGTGTTTCTCGGCGCATGCGGATTGACGGAAGAGGGATTGACCAGTTCAAATCCGGAAGAAGCATTCGTCAAACGGGAAATGATCCGGCGTGCGGACCGAACCGTAGTGTTGGCGGACGCCACCAAGTTTGGTAAGACCCTGTTCCACTCCGTTTGTTCCTGGGAAGACATCGACATCATCGTGACGGAACAACAGCCGGACGATGCGTTTCGAAACATATTGGAACAACACGACGTACAAATTTTGATCGCAACGGGAGGAGAAAACGGATGACCATTCGAGTAGGCTTAATCGGTTACGGTTTATCGGGCAAGGTGTTTCATGCCCCGTTGATCCGACAGGTAAAAGAGTTGGAGCTGGCTGCCGTCGTTTCCTCCAATCCGGACAAAGTACTGCGCGATCTTCCGGATGTGGACGTCGTTTCCACGACGGATCAGCTGTTAGCACGACAGGACATCGACTTAGTTGTGGTCGCCACCCCCAACACCCTCCATCATCCGTACGCCAAAGCAGCGATAACGGCAGGCAAACATGTGGTGGTGGAAAAGCCCTTTACCATTACCACGGAAGAGGCGGACGAACTGATCGATTTGGCACGAAAACACCGCGTTCTGCTCAGCGTGTACCATAACCGTCGCTGGGATAATGATTTCCTCACCGTACGGCGGTTAATCGAGTCGGAGTGCCTGGGAGAACTCGCTTTGTATGAGGCTCACTATGACCGTTATCGGCCGAAAGTGCGTGACCGCTGGCGTGAGCACGACATTCCGGGCGCGGGTACATTGTACGACCTCGGTTCCCACCTGATCGACCAAGCATTGGTTCTCTTCGGACCGCCACGAACCGTCTGGGCCGACTTGGCGGCGCAACGGACAGGTGCCCAAACTGTGGATTATTTCCACCTTGTGTTGGATTATGGACGTTTAAAGGTCGTTCTCCATTCCGGATCGCTGGTCAGAGGAGAAGGTCCGCGCTTTCAGATTCACGGGGAAAAAGGAAGTTTCATCAAATACGGACTGGACCCGCAGGAAGATCAGTTGAAACAGGGAATGGTCCCCGGGGAGCCGGGATATGGAATAGGTCAGAAAGAGTATGACGGGGAACTCACCGTGGAGCTTGGCGGGTTATCGGTAAAAGGACGGGTAGAAACCCTGCCGGGAACCTATCACGCGTATTATGAAGGGATCGCCGAGGCCATACGGTCGGAAAAACCGGCACCCGTCACCGCTGAGGAAGCCCGTGACGTGATCAAGGTAATAGAATGTGCCATAAGGAGCCATCGGGAGAAACGTGTTGTTTCGTTTGAATGAATAAAAGGAAGCTCATCGTTATAAAACAACAAATTTAGACTTTGATTTCCCTCTCCCATATAAGGAAAATCGAGATAGAAAAGCCCTCATATGTACAGATATGTATCCATATGAGGGCTTTGACCGTTTATTAGGCCTCTAATAAATTCATACCGTGGCGATTAAATAGGAGGGGGAAGGGTGACAAAAGGAAGGTTATTAAAACCAAATGAAGTTGCGGAACAATTGTCTGTTAGCCTCGTGACCGTCAAAAAGTGGCTTCGGGAGGGGCGTTTAAAAGGCGTTAAAGTTTCGAGAATTTGGCATGTTTATGAATCGAATTTGGAAGAAATGATCAAGGAAGTGCAAGAAGAATCAGAGGAGGAACAACTATGAAAAAACTTATGATTGGTTGTGGTTCTGTTTTCGGTCTTTTCCTGTTGGTGGGTGCATGTGTGACCGCTATCGGTGGCGACGGATCGGGAACAAATACAACTCCGGTTGCGCAAACCGGTGATCCGGTTGACTCAACCGGAAACATAAGTGAAAAGAAAGCGGCGGCGAAAATTGGGGATGTCGTGAATGCGGGCGATCTTTCATACCGAGTCGTCAGCGTTGAGTCCAAAAAAGTAATCAAAGATCCAATGGGCGGTGAATACAAACCGGGCGCAGGCCAATACTTAGTCGTTGAAGTGGAAGTGAAAAACAACGGTAAGGAAAAAATCACGATGGATGCCGCATTGACTAAGTTGAAAGATCAAGACGGTGCGGAATATGAAGCTGATCCGACAGCGGATACATGGGTTAATGGAACGGGCGGTGATGCGCTCGGGTTCTTCCTCAAACCGATCAACCCACACGCTACGAAAACGGGAAAAATCGTGTTTGATGTACCGGAAAAACCCGTTGAGTCCTTTACCTTTATCGGCCAAGGCGGTTTCCTCTCCGGTGAAACGGCAGCAATCAAACTGAGTAAGTGAATAGTTAAATAGAGCCGGTCGCGTACCGGCTCTTCATATATATGGACTCATATGGAAAATGAAAGGAGGTCTTTCCTTGGTATTATACCGCACTATCGTAATCAGTGCTTACATAATTTTCTTTTGCAACATGGCGATCTCGTATCATCACGTTGGAGTTTTTTCAAGGAATGGTCGGTTTTCTCGGCCTGTTTGCTCACATGGCAGTGATCGGAGTGGACACGCTTTTCGCGGTCTCCAGTCTGGTGATATCCAATGCTATCACTCGTCAAATCAAAGTCGGGATTCCCGTTTGGTTTTGTTTTGCGTTTGGGTTCGCCTTTACTGAGTGGTCAAACGTGCGCGCTTGCTGGAATGATGGAAAGGAAGGGATCATTGCGGGTAGCGCCCCTGTGTTCCCTCTCCTCTGTATCAAGTTATTGTTAAGCTGGATGACAGAGAATAAGGAAGCATTCGCCACCAGAACCAACGCTGGTGATAACACCACCATCACCACCAGCGCCACCAGCACCAGTTCCACCAGTCAAACTGGTGATGCCAGGAAAGCTGGTGGTGACATCAACACCAACAGCAAAACTGGTGACACCACCAAAACTGGTGGTGAGAAAAAGAAACGTCACCTTCAACTGGTGAAAGATAATCCTGATTTGGAATACGTGAAGGAGAAGGCAAAGGAGTTTTACCGGAAAAATGGCAAATGGCCAGGTAGACCGACACTCCAACGTATCGCAGGTTGCCGGGAGAATCACGCCCGCAACGCGTTGCGTGAATTGAAAGGAGCTTCCTAAGGAGGGTAGAAGATGAAAGGCATGATCCAATACCAATGCGTCAAATGTTCCCGAATCATCGCTGTTCACCCGGCCACGGTGTATGTTACGTGCTGTAGCCGGTATGCTCGTCGGTTGATGCAGGGAGAATTGAATTTTGGAAAAGTGGCGGGATAAATGAATGATCATGTAGAATGGAATAACTGAGGGGACACGAGGAGGAAACCGATATGAGCGAAAAAGAAATGTTGAACGCCATATTGGAAGCCGTCCAAAAGCTGGATGCACGACTTGACGGCATTGAAAGGAAATTTGAAGCCCGGTTTGATGGGATAGACGCCAAACTTGCGGACATCGAAGCCAACTTTAAGCGGTTGGAAGAAGAAACACATTTTGCTTTGAAGAAAACCCTTGAAAACAGGGAAGCCATACGGGCACTTACGAACATAAAAAAATAACCGGGAGGGTAATTCCCGGTGGTTATTGACAAACCCAGCGGAAAAACCGCTGGATTTTGTATGGGGATTGGAAGAAAATAGAGAAAATCGGACAGAGAGGAGGAAGGCCATTTTCTTGATGTTTTGGCACACGGCAGTAAGGAGGCATTGCTCCGTTACTCTGGCAAGCCCCCTCATCCGTGCGTATCGAAGTCCGTGTAGTTCCTTTGCAGCTGCAAAACTCCGCTCGATCGTTTCTTTCCTTCGCTTGTAGATCGCTTTTCCCCGCTCGCTTAACCGGTTTTGGTGAATCCTCTCCCTAGCATCTTACCATACGTGACATGTGATGGTTTTCACATGGTTCTTCGAACGCGTGCACCGGGATAAAAACGGGCAATCCCGGCATGTTTGCGAATCGGATTTGTATTCCCGGTATTCCTAGCGGTTAGTGGTTCGGTAAGTCAGTTCGTGTTTTCCCGGACATATGTATACGTCACGACTCAGCGTCGTACTTGAAATGCCATTTGTGAAACAATCCTTTTTGAGAGTGGAAACGTCGGTGGTCGATGACGACAAACATCCCTTGCTCTTTCAAGACATGGCAAATTGGACTCGTCAGGTATCCAGCATCCAGCGATACGTCTTTCAAAGCCGAAGCGTTCCTTTTGCCGTTTCAGAAGAAGCCAGGTAAGGTTTGGGTGCACGCCTGTATGATGGAAAAACGGGCTTTTGCACCAGTGACTCTGCGGATAGACGGGCATACAATACCAATGTCGGGTTTAACCATCAAAACCAAAAGGAGTGAAGGCTTTGTATTACCCATGGTGGCATATGGATTCTAACATGGTGAATCCGCAGATAATCTACTATTATCGACGGAAACAAAGAAGACATCATCCTACATGGGACAGCTCTTCTAGCAGCTCATACCTTGGTGCTGCCTCTATATCTAACAATAAAAACGAATTGAAACCTGATTTCCAAGCTATCGTAAGTGACGCTTTTGAAATGAATAACATTAAAGACTCTGATCTGAAGAAAGCGATAACCAATGCATTAGAACAAGCGGTAGATTATGACCAGATTTATAAATTCGTACAAGAGAAAATGAAATTAGACAAACGTAATGATGGTGCCCATTATTCAGAACAGGCACAGAAGGTTCGTGATGTCCGGAACTCTCCCCGTCCATCCCCTTCTGCCTCGGAGAGCCCTCGGTTCGAAGAACCACCTAATCACGAAGGTTAAGAACGCACCTCCCCTACATTTCATTGTGTTACATTAGAACGACTTAGGTTATGGGGGGGTTCGAGGAGCTGGTTTTTCGTTTTTCATTCTAATGTATCATAACGTATAAGGGGTACGGCAACGATTTGTCCCAATATTTCCTATAGTGACTCTAAATCATTGTTATACCCCTTATACTTCTAGGAACTTTTCTGATGTCGTTTTCCATTTTTTAGTAAGAGATACCAAAATCGAGCTTCGCTACTCTGTGCCTAATGAGTATTCAATTAAGGTATCTATATAAACTGTTTGTATTATCGGGAAACACAGAAACAAGATGTGCTAGCGGGATTACTTCACCTTTGTAACTTTTGAAACATCTTACGGACGAATCTTAGTTTTTGGGAGGGCGTTATTATTGAGGCAAATATTATTGAGACAAAATGAAAAGTGGCAACCTGTTGTGGATGAGATGTACAGTAGCCTTTACAGCGAACAGATGGTTTGTTCTATGAGCACACAATTGTTTCATATTCCCGAAACGAAAGATTTAAAAGGAAATACAGAAATGCATTCGCATCTTGTTCCAGCGTCCTACCATCGTATTACGGCGGCCGGATCAGCGCAAAGGTTGCTGAACGGAGAGCGTGAAGCATCAATATTGAAAACCCTAATCGCCTGCATACAAAACGCCAAACGGAGAGATCGTAGCGTTCGTACCGGTTTAAATGTTATGAGGGATGCCGCCGTTGCTTCTTACAAGCCGTTTATTGAAAACATCATACGCTGGCAGGATTATGCTGAATTACATTTGCAAAACGCAGAAAAATTCGTGATGCGGATTACAGGATTTTCCGTATAGTAGTAACAATCCCAGTATGATGCGTAAGCGGTCGCCCCGGCTACGATTTTCCCTAACAGTTGGACGACCGCCGTGGTGCCCGCGGTCGTACCCAAAGACGATTATTCGGAACCCAACCATAATTAATTTTTAGTTTAGCGAATTTTCGCTTCCTACCCCCTCGACTTCTACAAAAGCAAAAAATTGCTCACGGGTTGGCATCGTCCAATACAGCCCAGAACCCGTCTTTCCCAACCTTTGTTATCTCTCCATGGTATGAAATTGGGTTCTGTCCTTCTCGAGCATCGAAGATTACAACAATCTTTACTCTATCCCCTGTAACAAAGTTGAACTCTCCTGTTTCATACTTGTATGTTACTTTCATATAGCCATCTCCCGGACAAGCTTTTTAGGTGCTTTCGATCAGTTAGTATTGTCATACAACTGCGAGATTAATACATTGTTTTTAACCCGTATACACTGCTTCTCTTGAACACGCTCTTAAAACCCCTTCAGGTAGGTGGACGGCTGAATCAGTTCGGGAAACCGATCGGTTACCCTGAGGTATATTATCCGTAAACCATCTATGATGAAAGAAGCGGCCAAATTCCATCCATGGTTCAGCAATGTATTGTCATTGACGATCAACAACAAACCGGCCCCTTTCCATCGACCGTCACGCCAGCCACTGTTGTATTCGCTTACTGAATAGGGATATCAAGACGCTGTTTCCTAAAGTTCCTCTGGGAACCCGGGTATACATTGAAGGTCCTATTCTGAGTCTGGGTGAGGGGCTTCCGAAAACACTGGTTCGTAGAGATCGAGGATCATTGGTCCTCTTGGATCAAAACCGCCGCGAGCGGCTGGATACTATCATGGACCAATGGATGGATTTTTTGAAGCTGGCTTGGAAGAAGCTATGAAGAGATATCAAAGAGATCACCGTCTTAAGGTAACGGCCCAGATTCGATTAGTTGAATACCTGCAATTGGGATTCTCGGAAGTTGACCAGCTAGTCAGTTGGCCACCGCGTATCTATTTCAAAGATTGTTCATTGATATAGTTTTCGCGTTCGACTTATAATAAAAAAGTGCATCGAGCTATTGGTGGCGACGGATGTCTTCACATGGCTCTGAACATCCCCTTGCCCTCGTTTTCAGGTCTCTCTTCTCAGGTAATTGCGGGGACTCACCCCGCTCTTTTTTTTACTTAGTTTCTTCTGCTGTTTCCTCCGGTGGCCGCTCGTTCTCGATTCCCTCCCACACATCGGATGGATCAACGCCCAAAGCACGGACAAACTGATCGACCACCTTCTCGACCGCTTCGTCCGACAATCCCCGTTCCTTGCGCTCCAATTCACGCCGCCTGATCTCGTTCTCCTGTTCCTTCAGATCAAGTTTACGCTTCTTATGGATCTTGTCCCACATGGTCCTGATGACCACGGCAGCGGAATGTGGTGTGGCCTTTTGCAGCGTTTCCGTTTTCTTCAGATGATACATGTATAGATTGATGATCTCCCAGGCCTGATCGATGTGATCGGCTATTTTTTGGGTTCGAAGTTTTTCCAACTCTTCCGAATCTATCTCCTCACCCTCTTTACCGTGGAAGGAGATACCCCAAATTTCCGTGCCGTCTCCTTTTTACTCCCACACGCTGCATAATAGGCCCTGATTTCCTCACGGGTTTTATCGTCGATTTTCTTCCCGCGTTTACCCATTACATAGCCACCACCTCAACCTCAACCCCTAT
This window contains:
- a CDS encoding helix-turn-helix domain-containing protein, whose product is MTKGRLLKPNEVAEQLSVSLVTVKKWLREGRLKGVKVSRIWHVYESNLEEMIKEVQEESEEEQL
- a CDS encoding peptidoglycan-binding domain-containing protein; its protein translation is MGPLGSKPPRAAGYYHGPMDGFFEAGLEEAMKRYQRDHRLKVTAQIRLVEYLQLGFSEVDQLVSWPPRIYFKDCSLI
- a CDS encoding DUF4352 domain-containing protein — encoded protein: MKKLMIGCGSVFGLFLLVGACVTAIGGDGSGTNTTPVAQTGDPVDSTGNISEKKAAAKIGDVVNAGDLSYRVVSVESKKVIKDPMGGEYKPGAGQYLVVEVEVKNNGKEKITMDAALTKLKDQDGAEYEADPTADTWVNGTGGDALGFFLKPINPHATKTGKIVFDVPEKPVESFTFIGQGGFLSGETAAIKLSK
- a CDS encoding L,D-transpeptidase gives rise to the protein MDRHASHCCIRLLNRDIKTLFPKVPLGTRVYIEGPILSLGEGLPKTLVRRDRGSLVLLDQNRRERLDTIMDQWMDFLKLAWKKL
- a CDS encoding cyclase family protein, with the protein product MEKLRTQKIADHIDQAWEIINLYMYHLKKTETLQKATPHSAAVVIRTMWDKIHKKRKLDLKEQENEIRRRELERKERGLSDEAVEKVVDQFVRALGVDPSDVWEGIENERPPEETAEETK
- a CDS encoding helix-turn-helix domain-containing protein — encoded protein: MGKRGKKIDDKTREEIRAYYAACGSKKETARKFGVSPSTVKRVRR
- the pdxA gene encoding 4-hydroxythreonine-4-phosphate dehydrogenase PdxA translates to MEQKRPILGITIGDPAGIGPEITLKALQEKEFYETAKPLVIGSIPVLEMIRERIGSSLRFHRVQHPGEGVYTHGTVDVLDLDNIQIDRLRLGEVQADCGQAAYEYIRKATELALGGEIDAVVTAPINKEALKAAGVPYIGHTEMLADLTGAKQEMTMFSVENVKIFFLTRHLSLVEACRKIGDPDFVLSGIRRSYASLSRLTGGTPKLAVAGLNPHAGEGGLLGREEIDAIQPAVKQAQAEGMDVVGPIPADSVFHFARQGAYDAVLSLYHDQGHIAAKMIDFEKTVSITLGLPILRTSVDHGTAFDIAGQNLASPVSMKEAIRAAVAYAGRYQNV
- a CDS encoding DeoR/GlpR family DNA-binding transcription regulator; the protein is MHLTQEERLLAILEHLKHHGKISIEQICERFGVSRDTARRDLVKLEEERLIVRVRGGAIRPTLTREAIRYEDRVHHEAKRAIGRTAATLIRDGDYVLFDASTTVKCAAEEIYVRDLVAVTNSIDIADALGKSDQATVYLLGGKLNPWHRNIVGTQTVEMLRQYRVDWVFLGACGLTEEGLTSSNPEEAFVKREMIRRADRTVVLADATKFGKTLFHSVCSWEDIDIIVTEQQPDDAFRNILEQHDVQILIATGGENG
- a CDS encoding oxidoreductase, whose translation is MTIRVGLIGYGLSGKVFHAPLIRQVKELELAAVVSSNPDKVLRDLPDVDVVSTTDQLLARQDIDLVVVATPNTLHHPYAKAAITAGKHVVVEKPFTITTEEADELIDLARKHRVLLSVYHNRRWDNDFLTVRRLIESECLGELALYEAHYDRYRPKVRDRWREHDIPGAGTLYDLGSHLIDQALVLFGPPRTVWADLAAQRTGAQTVDYFHLVLDYGRLKVVLHSGSLVRGEGPRFQIHGEKGSFIKYGLDPQEDQLKQGMVPGEPGYGIGQKEYDGELTVELGGLSVKGRVETLPGTYHAYYEGIAEAIRSEKPAPVTAEEARDVIKVIECAIRSHREKRVVSFE
- a CDS encoding DeoR/GlpR family DNA-binding transcription regulator encodes the protein MLSAERRQKIMQIIEQEGVVEINRLAEEFGVSTMTIRRDLDCLEAEQKIIRTHGGAMLRQDNLREHPFGWKDERNVAQKEAIARLAVTLIGEGQSIILDAGSTTLRLARELKRFQDLFLITNDIKIASEVVDTPGIRVLLTGGELKPQIYSLEGHFSLSMLSQLHVDTAFIGCDAFDAEKGAMSNSLSKVAIKQAMLNCARRRILLADASKCGQRALATFAEWDQFHAIVTDENLPVEFQEQCQQWGIEVLIAGNGGKVHAETRGDRG
- a CDS encoding four-carbon acid sugar kinase family protein; the protein is MRKLVVIADDITGGNATGVLLAKLGWKVLTVPDHQVSITGSLEGHDAVVWNAATRLLPAEEAGLRVRRMTELVLSHESRPLLAKRIDSTLRGSIGRETEAVLHMMPPETIAAVVPAFPESGRFTRGGELFVYGVPVHQTEAGRDPFTPVRTSRVVDWIQSQTSLPVGLLETGKYTIQTDLRRELDRLIALGHKLIVCDAESDEEIEKLAEVWAGLDIPVLPVDPGPFTAAYAAAKNAERKRILLVSGSLAETARKQLDYLEQSFPVGMMTVNVDRLTDGAQDYIAEVVHRVKELTEQFQVVGLRTDGAPTNRCDGHTVSQAVARLVMKLIHRYPFDGLYLSGGEVAFTTLQAMEVKGLQLMGEVLPLCVMAKLVGGPFQGMHIITKGGSVGDEAAILTSVKALLRQGGEIKWNRNDPYWALPSEIRRVSGRKSH